The stretch of DNA TGGTGGTACCGACACCCGGGCTGCGCGTGGCCCGGCCGGCCCGTTGCACGATCAATCAGCGATCGCCGGTGCTCTGTGGGCCGGCGAACCTAGTGGAGTTTCCGTGGCCAAAAATCGTTCGCTCTTGCGGCGCCTGTTTTCCGGCATCTGGCGCACCATCGCTCTGGTGTATGCGCTATTGCTCATCGTCGTGCTGCTGGTCGTGCCGGTCGGTGTGTATCTGGCTTTTTTCAGCAGTGCACCGGTCAACGTGCCCCAGGGCGGGGCGCTCGTATGGACGCCGACCGGCGATCTGGTCGAACAACGCGACAGCAGCGTCACCAGCATCCTCGGTTCGCTGGTTTCCGAGCCGACCCAGCAATCGGTGGTGCGTAGCCTGGTCGAATCGCTGGATCGCGCGGCTGACGACCCGCGGATCAAGATCGCTTTTCTCAAGCTCGACGAGTTGGGTGCCGCTCAGCCGGGTCAGCTGCAGGATCTGGTGGCGGCCATCGACCGCTTCAAACGCTCCGGCAAGCCGGTCGTTGCCTGGGCGCCGTCGTATGATCAGGCCCAGTATGAACTGGCCAGTCATGCCGACACGATCTATCTGGATCCGCTGGGATATGTATTCATTCCCGGATACGGCGCCTATCGCAACTACTACAAGGACGCGCTCGACAAGCTGGGTGTGACCATCAACGTCTTCCGCGTGGGCAAGTACAAATCCTACGTAGAACCTTATACACGCAACGATATGTCGCCGGAGGCACGGGCCGACAACCAGCTGTGGCTGAACTCACTGTGGACGATTTATCGCGACGAGGTCACCGCCGCACGTGATGCCGGCCCGGCCGATATCGATGCCTATATCGACGGGTTTTCGGACACCCTCGTCTCGCTGGGTGGCGATGCCGCGCGCATGGCTGCGCAGGCGGGCCTGGTGGACAAGGTCGCCTCGCTTGAGCAGGTACGCCAGGCCATGCGCGATCAGGTCGGAACTGACGAAGCCCATGGCAGTTTCCGCCAGATCAACCAGGTCGACTATCTGGGCGCAACCGATGCCGATCGCGCCGCGCCGCGTACCGACAGCCGTATCGCCGTGGTCGTCGTCGAAGGCGCGATCGTTGATGGCGAGAGCGTGCCCGATTCGGCCGGAGGCGATACGATCGCCCGGATGATCGCCGATGCGCGGCGCGACGACCATGTCGCGGCCCTGTTGATGCGGGTGAACTCGCCGGGCGGCTCGGTGACTGCCTCCGAACGCATTCGCCGCGAAATCGAGCTCACCCGTCAGGCGGGCAAGCCGGTCGTGGTGTCCATGGCCGGGGTGGCTGCGTCGGGCGGATACTGGATTTCGATGAACGCCGATCAGATATGGGCCGAACCGTCGACAGTGACGGGGTCGATCGGCATATTCGCGGTGATTCCCACGTTCGAGCAACCGCTCGACAAACTCGGCATACATACCGACGGCGTCGGCACCACGCCGCTATCCGGAGCGCTGCGGCTGGATCAACCGCTGTCGGAGCCGGTCAAGACGATGCTGCAGGCTGGCGTCGATCATGGCTATGAGCAGTTTGTCGGCCGGGTTGCCGAGGCGCGCAATCTCGAGCCGGATGCGGTGGAACGGATCGCTCAGGGCCGGGTCTGGAGTGGCGCGGATGCAGCACGGATCGGCCTGGTCGACCAGCTCGGCGATTTCGTCGGCGCCGAACAGGCCGCCGCCGAGCTGGCGGGTCTGAAGGACGGCGACTACGGGCTGCAGCCGATGCAGCCGCCCGCCAACTGGCAGACTGCGTTGCGCGAGTTCATGTCGTCGCACGTCAGCTC from Salinisphaera sp. T31B1 encodes:
- the sppA gene encoding signal peptide peptidase SppA; its protein translation is MAKNRSLLRRLFSGIWRTIALVYALLLIVVLLVVPVGVYLAFFSSAPVNVPQGGALVWTPTGDLVEQRDSSVTSILGSLVSEPTQQSVVRSLVESLDRAADDPRIKIAFLKLDELGAAQPGQLQDLVAAIDRFKRSGKPVVAWAPSYDQAQYELASHADTIYLDPLGYVFIPGYGAYRNYYKDALDKLGVTINVFRVGKYKSYVEPYTRNDMSPEARADNQLWLNSLWTIYRDEVTAARDAGPADIDAYIDGFSDTLVSLGGDAARMAAQAGLVDKVASLEQVRQAMRDQVGTDEAHGSFRQINQVDYLGATDADRAAPRTDSRIAVVVVEGAIVDGESVPDSAGGDTIARMIADARRDDHVAALLMRVNSPGGSVTASERIRREIELTRQAGKPVVVSMAGVAASGGYWISMNADQIWAEPSTVTGSIGIFAVIPTFEQPLDKLGIHTDGVGTTPLSGALRLDQPLSEPVKTMLQAGVDHGYEQFVGRVAEARNLEPDAVERIAQGRVWSGADAARIGLVDQLGDFVGAEQAAAELAGLKDGDYGLQPMQPPANWQTALREFMSSHVSSAIMPAWLARVADDQSLGWLQHGLNDPRHLYAHCFCSLDGGQSLRRIDAAPDVE